In Musa acuminata AAA Group cultivar baxijiao chromosome BXJ3-11, Cavendish_Baxijiao_AAA, whole genome shotgun sequence, one DNA window encodes the following:
- the LOC103970304 gene encoding short-chain dehydrogenase TIC 32 B, chloroplastic has translation MFETVKYLIGSTGASGFGSKSTGEDVTAAAPELGSITAIITGATSGIGAETARVLAMRGARLVLPARSLKAAEETRARITGEFPGAEIIVLPLDLSSLSSVRCFVFRFLALDLPLNLLINNAGKFSYEHAVSEDGVEMTFATNYLGHFLLTKLLLNKMAETARETGIEGRIVNVSSSIHGWFFGDCLGYLDLMTRKKAPYDATRAYALSKLANVLHTRELTQRLEQMDANVTANCVHPGIVRTRLTRDREGLVTDLAFFLASKLLKTIPQAAATTCYAATHPRLEGVSGKYFADCNEVSPSSSASSPHEAARLWHASEAMTAPRPDRTWFGLEPPLSSDKPHDEM, from the exons ATGTTCGAGACGGTAAAGTACCTGATCGGATCCACCGGCGCCAGCGGCTTCGGCTCCAAATCCACCGGCGAGGATGTCACGGCGGCGGCCCCTGAGCTCGGCTCCATCACGGCAATCATCACCG GGGCAACGTCGGGGATCGGGGCGGAGACGGCGCGAGTGCTGGCGATGCGGGGGGCGAGGCTGGTGCTGCCGGCGAGGAGCCTGAAGGCAGCGGAAGAGACGAGGGCGCGGATTACGGGGGAGTTCCCGGGGGCGGAGATCATCGTGCTACCCCTCGACCTCAGCTCCCTCTCCTCCGTCCGATGCTTCGTCTTTCGCTTCCTCGCCCTCGACCTCCCCCTCAACCTCCTCAT AAACAACGCCGGGAAATTCTCCTACGAGCACGCCGTCTCCGAGGACGGCGTCGAGATGACCTTCGCCACCAACTACTTAG GGCACTTCTTGCTCACCAAGCTGCTACTAAATAAAATGGCGGAAACGGCGAGGGAGACGGGGATCGAAGGTCGCATCGTCAACGTCTCGTCGAGCATCCACGGGTGGTTCTTCGGCGACTGCCTCGGTTATCTCGACCTGATGACCCGCAAGAAAGC ACCTTACGATGCCACGCGAGCCTACGCACTGTCGAAGCTCGCGAACGTCCTCCACACGAGAGAGCTGACCCAAAGACTCGAG CAAATGGACGCCAATGTGACGGCCAACTGCGTCCATCCCGGCATCGTTCGCACTCGACTCACCCGCGACCGGGAAGGCCTCGTCACAG ATCTGGCCTTCTTCCTCGCGTCCAAGCTCCTCAAAACCATCCCTCAG GCAGCAGCGACGACGTGTTACGCGGCGACGCACCCGCGGTTGGAAGGCGTGTCGGGGAAGTACTTCGCGGACTGCAACGAGGTGTCGCCGTCGTCGTCGGCGTCTAGCCCGCACGAGGCCGCCCGGCTTTGGCACGCCTCGGAGGCCATGACGGCCCCGAGGCCCGACCGGACCTGGTTCGGGCTCGAACCGCCGCTCTCCTCGGACAAACCGCACGATGAGATGTGA
- the LOC103970305 gene encoding laccase-6 — MAWSSCLLLWLSLLLSYYVPLSFARAYWPVGASTSFYHFKVQTLRVTKLCKTNDIVTVNGKFPGPVIYAQEDDRVIVRVTNQTPHNITIHWHGVRQRLSCWADGPSYITQCPIQAGRSYTYEFTLVQQKGTLLWHAHVSWLRATVHGAIVVYPKTGVPYPFPHPYEEHSLVFAEYWHKDVLQLEEDVMSSGGGAPPADAYLINGSPGPLYNCSATDVYEIPVVPGKTYLLRLVSASLNTEHFFAIADHRMTIVEADGEYTKPLTVDSLMIAPGQTINVLVQADQPIDTYDMALAPFMSAHNVPFQNTPAVAHFRYSGAGPEAPSRPPEFPAFNDSLTVDFALNNLRSLNDTGVPLVVDANLLFTVGLTVEQCHSSHPNVSCQGPNGGVLAAVMNNIAFVEPMVSLLQAYYDNMNGYYTEDFPGVPLKNYDFVDGATNDTQSLNGTRVKVLEFGSRVQLVLQNTGTVGTENHPVHLHGHSFHVVGHGTGNYNPMTAKLNLVDPPYMNTIGVPAGGWAAIRFVADNPGVWFVHCHLEVHASWGLAMAFVVKDGNGTMESLPHPPADLPRC; from the exons ATGGCTTGGTCTTCCTGTCTTCTTCTATGGCTGAGCTTGTTGCTGTCGTACTACGTCCCCCTCAGCTTCGCTCGCGCGTATTGGCCTGTGGGAGCTTCCACCAGCTTCTACCACTTCAag GTTCAAACCCTAAGAGTTACCAAGCTGTGTAAGACGAATGACATCGTCACCGTCAACGGGAAGTTTCCAGGACCGGTGATTTATGCGCAGGAAGACGACCGGGTCATCGTCAGGGTCACCAACCAGACCCCTCACAACATCACCATTCACTG GCATGGAGTGAGGCAGAGGCTGTCGTGCTGGGCGGACGGGCCGTCGTACATCACGCAGTGCCCCATCCAGGCCGGCCGCAGCTACACCTACGAGTTCACCTTGGTGCAGCAGAAGGGCACGCTCCTGTGGCACGCTCACGTCTCATGGCTCCGCGCCACCGTCCACGGAGCCATCGTCGTCTACCCCAAGACCGGCGTCCCCTATCCCTTCCCCCACCCCTACGAGGAGCACAGCTTGGTCTTCG CGGAGTACTGGCACAAGGACGTGCTGCAGCTCGAGGAGGATGTCATGTCGAGCGGCGGCGGAGCTCCGCCGGCGGATGCGTACCTCATCAATGGCAGCCCCGGGCCGCTCTACAACTGCTCGGCCACTG ACGTCTACGAGATCCCCGTGGTTCCCGGTAAGACCTACCTGCTGCGGCTGGTAAGCGCGTCCCTCAACACGGAGCACTTCTTCGCCATCGCCGACCACCGGATGACCATCGTCGAGGCCGACGGCGAGTACACTAAGCCTCTCACGGTCGACAGCCTCATGATCGCGCCGGGGCAGACCATCAACGTCCTCGTACAGGCGGACCAGCCCATCGACACGTACGACATGGCCCTGGCACCCTTCATGTCCGCCCATAACGTCCCCTTCCAGAACACTCCCGCCGTCGCGCACTTCCGCTACTCCGGAGCCGGCCCCGAAGCCCCGAGTCGCCCGCCCGAGTTCCCGGCCTTCAACGACAGCCTCACCGTCGACTTCGCGCTGAACAACCTGCGAAGCCTGAACGACACCGGCGTTCCCCTCGTCGTCGACGCCAACCTGCTCTTCACCGTCGGGTTGACCGTGGAGCAGTGCCACTCGTCCCACCCGAACGTGAGTTGCCAGGGGCCCAACGGCGGAGTCTTAGCTGCGGTCATGAACAACATCGCCTTCGTCGAGCCGATGGTTTCGCTGCTGCAAGCCTACTACGACAACATGAACGGCTACTACACCGAGGACTTCCCCGGAGTGCCACTGAAGAACTACGACTTCGTCGATGGCGCGACCAACGACACCCAGTCGTTGAACGGGACGAGGGTGAAGGTGCTGGAGTTCGGGAGCAGGGTGCAGCTGGTGTTGCAGAACACAGGGACCGTGGGCACCGAGAACCACCCCGTCCATCTGCATGGCCACAGCTTCCACGTCGTCGGCCACGGGACCGGCAACTACAACCCGATGACGGCGAAGCTCAACCTGGTCGATCCGCCATACATGAACACAATCGGCGTCCCCGCCGGAGGATGGGCCGCGATCCGGTTCGTCGCCGACAATCCAGGTGTTTGGTTCGTGCATTGCCACCTCGAGGTGCACGCGAGCTGGGGGCTGGCCATGGCGTTCGTCGTGAAGGACGGAAATGGTACCATGGAGTCGCTTCCTCATCCCCCAGCGGATCTGCCAAGGTGCTGA
- the LOC103970303 gene encoding mitochondrial inner membrane protein OXA1-like, with the protein MACGRRSLTSNFTHLTRRLHPSFAHILRDDRESTEPPNRPPLSPTPSLPRPSSFAPSFSGFGGRRSLGFSLPLGLDPCLLRSYSSSAEGSNEIDYIKDVSEVLSGSTVETATVAAAAAPAPFPGEVAAAAADSFLPVAALQHLIDGVHTFSGLNWWASIALTTVLIRGATIPLLLNQMKSTVKLSMMRPEMEELKKQMDTMDPKSVQEGQKQMKALFQKYGVTPFTPLKGLFIQGPVFISFFFAISNMVEKVPSFKGGGAFWFTDLTTPDPQYILPALTALTFLATVEFNLQEGMEGNPMAKTMKNFSRVLALMTVPFTAHFPKAIFCYWITSNLFSLMYGFVIRHPPVRKFLDLPDMVPPPTPASQPGFSFFGASKLIAPAASPLQAKESETKMPLRRVSSSSVVSQRIRNLEKTVKARNKPKKR; encoded by the exons ATGGCTTGCGGTCGGAGAAGCCTCACCTCTAATTTCACCCATCTCACCCGCCGCCTCCACCCGTCCTTCGCCCACATCCTCCGCGACGACCGTGAATCCACCGAACCCCCAAATCGGCCGCCTTTGTCCCCAACGCCATCCCTCCCCCGGCCTTCCTCCTTTGCCCCATCTTTCTCTGGGTTCGGCGGCCGCAGAAGCCTCGGCTTCTCCCTCCCTTTGGGCCTTGACCCTTGCCTCCTTCGGAGCTACTCCTCGAGTGCTGAGGGATCGAACGAGATCGACTACATCAAGGATGTCTCGGAGGTTTTGTCGGGCAGCACTGTGGAAACTGCTACCGTGGCAGCTGCGGCGGCTCCAGCTCCTTTTCCTGGAGAGGTGGCAGCTGCGGCGGCTGACTCGTTCCTACCTGTGGCTGCTCTCCAGCATTTGATTGACGGTGTTCATACTTTCAGCGGTCTGAACTG GTGGGCTTCTATTGCTTTGACGACTGTTTTGATTAGAGGGGCTACCATCCCACTTCTATTGAATCAAATGAAATCGACGGTGAAGCTTAGT ATGATGAGACCTGAAATGGAAGAACTTAAGAAACAAATGGAT ACAATGGATCCCAAATCTGTGCAGGAGGGTCAAAAACAAATGAAGGCATTGTTCCAGAA GTATGGGGTTACTCCATTCACTCCGTTAAAGGGACTTTTTATCCAAGGGCCAGTTTTCATCAGTTTCTTTTTCGCT ATCTCAAATATGGTTGAGAAAGTTCCATCTTTTAAAGGGGGTGGGGCATTTTGGTTTACCGATTTGACAACGCCTGATCCTCAGTACATCCTTCCAGCTTTAACAGCGTTAACCTTCTTGGCGACTGTGGAG TTTAACCTGCAAGAAGGAATGGAAGGAAATCCTATGGCAAAAACGATGAAGAACTTCTCCAGAGTTCTTGCGCTTATGACTGTCCCATTTACTGCCCATTTCCCAAAG GCTATCTTCTGTTACTGGATCACATCAAATCTTTTCTCTCTTATGTATGGTTTTG TGATTAGACACCCTCCAGTGAGGAAATTTTTGGATCTTCCTGATATGGTTCCGCCACCCACCCCTGCATCTCAGCCGGGCTTCTCTTTCTTTGGTGCATCCAAGCTGATCGCGCCGGCGGCCTCTCCGCTACAAGCTAAGGAATCTGAGACTAAAATGCCTTTGAGAAGGGTATCATCATCTTCTGTTGTCAGCCAGCGGATCAGAAACCTGGAAAAGACGGTCAAAGCTAGAAATAAACCTAAGAAAAGGTAG